The DNA window cagagagaggagaagcaggcaGACAGTGACGAAGAGGAAGACATGGAAGAAGAAAAGGAGCCAGTTGAGGACCCCCTGGCATCCTACAGCCAGCATCAGCTCACAGAGGCTGTGTTGGAGCTGCTATTACCTGGGGAGACTGTTGCCGCAGGGCTTCGGCGGCTTGGAGGCCTAGGGGGGCGGAAGAAGGGAAAGCTGAGGGAAGAGAACGGGAAAGCAGAAGACACAAATAGGGATACTGAAAAACTGGACAGGCTCACGGCACTGGCAGACAGACTGGTTGGGAGTGGGGTGTTTGAAATATATCAGCAGACGTATGAGAAACTGGCCTACACACTGAAAGGGAAAGAGCCAGCAGCAATCAGCGGGGAGGAGTAAACATGgggaggatgaagaggaagaAGATGAGCTTGACATGTTTGCAGACAAAATTGACGAGAAACACAGTGTCAAAGCTCCGGACAAAGAGGATCAGGATGATGAGACAGGTTAGTGAGAGTAAATTGGTGTGCAGTCAGCTGGTTCCAAACCATTTATACTACTATTAGAGGTGCAATTTTTGTTGACTGTTGAGATGTATGTCAATACATATTTTGTTTGTCTTAAGTGAGTGACGAGGTGATGTGGGAGTATAAATGGGACACAGAGGAGAATTCTGAACTCTACGGCCCCTTCAGCAGTCAACAGATGCAGGTTTGAATTATATCTCCATTTTCTATTACAGTATAATGGACAAGAAATTAAGGGCAGCAACATCAACACTATCAGTTTATTTTCCTTCTCCCCTTATGATCCTGTACCTGGTTAAACTGGATTAGGCCGGTTCTGTCCAGTAATCCCTATTTTCTGTCTCTTTCAGGGCTGGGTGGATGAGGGCTATTTCAAAGATGGCGTTTACTGCAGGAGGATTGAACAGGGAAGCGCTCAGTTCTACAATTCCAAAGAGACTAGACTTTGATCTTTACACATGACCATGAtcagtccttgactaataatgttATGTATTATGTTGTGTTTCGTGTGGACCCCAGTAAGAGTAGCTGCGGCTTTtgcagcggctaatggggatcctaataaataccaatgatagtctctcgctctctcacacacacacacatccaaattCTCTATTATCTGATCTCTTATTGTATGTAGCCTCCCTGTTTTAAAATAAACAAATTGGTATTTTATATTGTCTATTTCTTGTCTGCTGCTAAGCCTAGAAGCAAGGTCTTGAAACATTGCTAAATGCATTTCGCTAAACATTTTTGGTCTAGTTGTTGCACAAGTGTTAAACTTGGTGTAGTTAGGGGTAGAGTTGTTAGACATGTATGCAGTCGCTCAAGTAATATTTTGTATTACACTGGCTTCTGAACAAGCTACTTTCCGGCTTTGTGATTGGTTCTAATGTACGTCACTCGAGGACAAAGACTGCTTTCTCACTTCTATTGGCCGCCCTTACCCAACAAGATCCCTTCACTAGAATGCAGTTGGTTGAGAGACGTTTATAGCTTTCCTTCATTGGTTAGGTTTTCTGGAGGGATTTGTTCAATGTGAAAGCTTCGCTCTGATTGGTTTATTGGTCGGTGTGCCAGTGGAACTTTGATGAACGGACATCTGTGAAATGGTTCAACTTGGGCGCCGTCCTGTGTCGTGTTTACGATAAAAATGTCTGTACACAATTATAACAGACCTCATGTTTTTCTTAGCAAATAATTGTAACGGTGCGGTAAGTTTACTATTTGAAGTTGGCTACATAAAATATGCATATTTTGAATGTTTATGACAATAACGTTATCGCAGCAGTGCATTGGCTGCTGCTGCTAACGTTAGCATCTTTGCTAACGTTAGCGAGCTACCTAGCTACTAATACTCGCCCTAACCTCATTTTACGTTATCCTCCTTGAAATGATTTTAACAACACACATCTACTACTAGTTAACGAATAACGTTAGCTCTTGTAGAAGTGGCCACCACCGGTGTACCATCCCCATGACAACAAAAATAATGTGCTTTGTTCAAAAGAGAGTGCATGATATGTATTGTCAATAGGAGGCAGAATTATGCATTTTAGCAAATACTGGTAGGTATTAGTGGCTGATTCACGCATTTGTTAGCTGACGAGGTAAAACTAATCAAATCAGGTTTGATTGTTCATTCTAGAAAGGTTAAGCTAGATGGTGAGCTGTGTATGTGTtgggttgttagctagctaagttagcgcTTTTATTTTCATCCAGCTAACACTTTCAATTTGTGTACATTTTGCACAAACGTTTACTGTGCAATTGCTGAACATATACCATAAGCAAGCAAGCCAGTGCCTACCTAATTTGAAAATGAGATAAAAGCATGTTTATCCAATTTTTCACTTATGTTGATGTCCAGCATGTTTGTTTCTGTTGTCTTTACAGAGAAAGACAGATAGAGGGGAGAGATTGAGGATGTTGACCTAGTTCCCTGAATTGCTCCCCTAAATAGTCTGTCCAATGGAGGGAGTTTCCAAGGTTCCCCCAACCCCTTTCTGTAATCCCTCTCACAGCGAACCTCCACCCCaccttctccctctttcctccgtCACCCCCAGGTATAGTTACCTGGCACCTTTTGCTTTCCTCTTCCCCTAttttgtatttacattttatattCTTGCTTGTTTGAAACCCATGTTTTTAACCACCATCGCAATTACTGAGAGCTACTGATGAAAAGTCCAAACAATAATTGTTCATCTCCCACAGCTGTGAAGATGGCAAAAAGCCTGGTGACAGGAGGAGGAGTGGGCGCATTCAGAAGACACCGAAGAAGCAGGAGCCCAAAGACGCAGTGGCAGAGTCCAGACAAAATACATCCCCTgccaagagagggagggagagcagcatGGTAGTTACATGTTTAAGTGTTAATGGTTTCTTAGATATTATAGGCTACCGAAAAGGGTCTAGTTTGGTAATCAGTTCACTCCTCTCTGATCCTTAGGTGCAAGCGTCTCAGTCTCTGTCAGTAAAGCTAATGAGAGTTGATACCCCCCGCAAACAACTACTAAAAAAGGTATGCAGTAAATGTCTATTTGTGCATGGGCACCTTTCTACGGTATCCACTCTAGAAAATATGTCTGTACATCAGTGCTGTTTAACATTAGGGAGgactattgtttttattttatttgtatgagcatggccttatttctattacagcacattggatgactgtcattcatattccatttagCCAGCCATGATAcccacattttccctatacccatcatgaggttgctacaacctagccttcAAATTAACGTttataacgtaggtgcacaggctGAGAGACAAATTGTAGTAATCAAGgtaacagacagtgacacattaaataccgccttgcacacttgcctgcatctagctgatctaggtgtaatcattagtccaaacagttgcaaacaagagtttctattggacaaattcaggtaggttttCGCTCCATTTGCTTCAGTTTAAGAAAAGTGTTTCAACAGAGTCGGAGGAATGAATACACACATGATCACCCGCACACAaggttcactttcatagcagccacatacaaacataattccttctcacatctacgcgctctcctcctctcacctttcccttcgcttgtggtcTTCTGTCGGAATGTAGCCTAATGAAAGAATGTCGCAAATGCACTTACCCAGATGATCAAGATGAAATAACAATAGCTGTTTTGTGGCTTAGCTAGGCTTTGGCTCGCGGCTACGGGAATCACTCACGCACGTTCTTAATCTTTTTTAATCCGTTTTTGTCTTTCAATGTCCTCTTCTGTCCTTTCTGGTTTCTTCGTTCTATATTTCTCCTTATTTCTTTGTCcattccttcctcccctcccgcGTCTCCCACTGTTCtcttttttcccctgtgtgtaatTGCCCCGTGCCTACACCTGCGCCGTGAATAAGGggtgtgatcggggatttctgTGACGTCGGCAGGGATTCCCTGAGTGCCCCCGCCCCTCTGACTTACATTGACCTCCACACCTCTGGATGGTTCACAGTAGGCTAATATAACTGATATCTGAGAATTTACCCATTTGTAAATCATTCTGCAACCCTCCTCCTTGAGAAAAAAAATAGACGATACAATCGTATATCAGTGATGTTTGGACAGGACGATGTGTCGTTCCAGACATCGCCCAACCCTAGTGCACTGTGTTTTGGTAGTACAGTGCCCTACACAATGCCGTGGTGGAATCGGGTGAAAGATGTAAATTAATCCTCTTTCACGGTCTGCTGCATCTTATACACACAGCTAGGAGCAATTATTAGTGTCTGCAAACATGACTGACCTAACTAGCCGATAGGCGGACACCCTCAGCGATGTTTACATTAACAGTCAGTTTTGTTGCAGATTGACGCAGTCTCTATAAAAGCCATTTTGCAGCAACAAAGCTATTTTTGCATAAATTCTTAAtaccctttatttattttttatggtcAACATGCGTGATAAAGGCAGAGGCAATTATTGACAAAGTGATTATTCTATATGGATATGTTTATGACGTAAATATTTACTTACTTTGCAGAGCGGTTTGGATCTCAATGTTGCATCAGGATGTCAAATGTCTAAGTGAGTATGATGACTTACATAGAAGTTCAATGTTTTTTGTGTGCATATGACTTGATTTGTTCAAATGTCTAGAAACTAAGTGTTTTACCATGGGTGGAGAAATGGATTGAGTCAGTGgctgtttccattaacttgtccagtgattcTGTCAACATGTAGCAAGTTCGCATAGAAAAGAATGCGACATTTGCCTGCTACGGTGCGTTTCCAATTAACTATCTTGTGTCGATTttaaaaacagctggacgtaataccgtcacacatttaaaaaatgaaGTGGTTGAAGTCATTCCATTAACCATTTTAGGTAAATTGTGCGTGAATAAATTGGTGACTGCCTTTATGCCCTCCCACCAtctgttttgggtagccttcaaAAGCTAGCATGTATATACAGagtttcccaaactaggggtcgcctgatttgaaaatggggtCGCGAGAGAAACTCTGAAATAAAATCACGGTTCATAGAACTGgggttacagtgaggggaaaaaagtatttgatcccttgctgattttgtacgtttgcccactgacaaagaaatgatcagtctataattttaatggtatgtttatttgaacagtgagagacagaataacaacaacaaaatccagaaaaacgcatgtcaaaaatgttataaattgatttgcattttaatgagggaaataagtatttgaccccctctcaatcagaaagatttctggctcccaggtgtcttttatacaggtaacgagctgagattaggagcacactcttaaagggagtgctcctaatctcagcttgttacctgtataaaagacacctgtccacagaagcaatcaatcagattccaaactctccaccatggccaagaccaaagagctctccaaggatgtcagggacaagattgtagacctacacaaggctggaatgggctacaataccatcgccaatcagcttggtgagaaggtgacaacagttggtgcgattattcgcaaatggaagaaacacaaaagacctgtcaatctccctcggcctggggctccatgcaagttctcacctcgtggagttgcaatgatcatgagaacggtgaggaatcagcccagaactacacgggaggatcttgtcaatgatctcaaggcagctgggaccatagtcaccaagaaaacaattggtaacacactacgccgtgaaggactgaaatcctgcagcgcccgcaaggtccccctgctcaagaaagcacatatacatgcccgtctgaagtttgccaatgaacatctgaatg is part of the Coregonus clupeaformis isolate EN_2021a unplaced genomic scaffold, ASM2061545v1 scaf1680, whole genome shotgun sequence genome and encodes:
- the cd2bp2 gene encoding LOW QUALITY PROTEIN: CD2 antigen cytoplasmic tail-binding protein 2 (The sequence of the model RefSeq protein was modified relative to this genomic sequence to represent the inferred CDS: deleted 3 bases in 3 codons), encoding MCMSKRKVTFGDGDGGELLELDEDVPKKKLCEDVVGPGSRFKGKHSLDSDEEDEEEDEDKSSKYNILASDDVEGQEGATIDCDEGVPITPFNLDEEMQEGHFDSEGNYYVKKDEEIRDNWLDNIDWVKIREQPTKRKKKGLAAKRRRRVGDEDEAEEEKQREEKQADSDEEEDMEEEKEPVEDPLASYSQHQLTEAVLELLLPGETVAAGLRRLGGLGGRKKGKLREENGKAEDTNRDTEKLDRLTALADRLVGSGVFEIYQQTYEKLAYTLKGKSQQQSAGRSKHGEDEEEEDELDMFADKIDEKHSVKAPDKEDQDDETVSDEVMWEYKWDTEENSELYGPFSSQQMQGWVDEGYFKDGVYCRRIEQGSAQFYNSKRLDFDLYT